One genomic window of Cellulophaga sp. Hel_I_12 includes the following:
- a CDS encoding bifunctional 3-deoxy-7-phosphoheptulonate synthase/chorismate mutase type II: MENSKQMRTWLDDMKLDHPLVIAGPCSAETEAQVLKIAHELKDTDVNYFRAGIWKPRTRPGMFEGVGALGLKWLQKVKAETGMKTCTEVANAAHVKLALEHDVDLLWIGARSTVSPFIMQEIADALAGTDKIVLVKNPVNPDLALWLGGIERLYTAGIKNLGAIHRGFSTYEKTKYRNIPEWQLAIEFQNKFPDLPLINDPSHITGNREMIFDVCQTALDLNFDGLMIETHFDPENAWSDAAQQVTPSKLVQIMRDLKIRKESDTEAEYNNELSNLRAQIDVIDSQLIETLGRRMKVSDGIGALKKQKNVAVLQSNRWNQILGAMILEGESKGLSEEFILKMFKAIHQESINHQEKVINS; encoded by the coding sequence ATGGAAAATTCAAAACAAATGCGTACGTGGTTAGATGATATGAAATTAGATCATCCATTAGTTATTGCTGGTCCATGTAGTGCAGAAACAGAAGCTCAAGTATTAAAAATTGCGCACGAATTAAAAGATACCGATGTAAATTATTTCCGTGCGGGTATTTGGAAACCTAGAACCCGCCCAGGAATGTTTGAAGGCGTTGGTGCTTTAGGCTTAAAATGGCTTCAAAAGGTAAAAGCCGAAACAGGAATGAAAACCTGTACCGAGGTGGCTAATGCGGCACATGTAAAATTAGCCTTGGAACATGACGTAGATTTATTATGGATTGGAGCACGCTCTACTGTGAGTCCGTTTATTATGCAAGAAATAGCTGATGCCCTAGCAGGAACCGATAAAATTGTACTTGTAAAAAATCCGGTAAACCCAGATTTAGCGCTATGGCTTGGTGGAATAGAAAGATTATATACGGCTGGAATTAAAAATTTAGGCGCTATTCATAGGGGTTTTTCTACCTACGAAAAAACAAAATATAGAAATATTCCAGAATGGCAATTGGCCATTGAATTCCAAAATAAATTTCCAGATTTACCTTTAATTAATGATCCTTCGCATATTACAGGCAATCGAGAAATGATTTTTGATGTATGTCAAACGGCATTAGATCTCAATTTTGATGGCTTAATGATTGAAACACACTTTGATCCAGAAAATGCTTGGAGCGATGCTGCACAGCAAGTAACCCCATCAAAATTAGTGCAAATTATGCGGGATTTAAAAATTAGAAAGGAATCTGATACAGAAGCTGAATACAATAACGAGCTTAGCAATTTAAGAGCTCAGATTGATGTTATTGATAGCCAATTGATTGAAACACTGGGTAGAAGAATGAAAGTATCGGATGGTATTGGTGCTTTAAAAAAACAGAAAAACGTCGCGGTATTGCAGTCTAACCGATGGAACCAGATTTTGGGCGCAATGATATTGGAAGGAGAATCTAAAGGATTAAGCGAAGAGTTTATCTTAAAGATGTTTAAAGCCATTCACCAAGAATCGATTAATCATCAGGAGAAAGTTATAAATTCATAG
- a CDS encoding head GIN domain-containing protein codes for MKNYISFLAILVVSSGFAQRTLDKNMGNFTEVKVFDLIEVNLIKSDENRVLVKGQNVNDINLVNKNGVLKIRMELDKIFSGEDTFVEVYYTDLELIDGNEGARITSNETIEQNTIELKAQEGAQIKIGLKVNHLDARAVTGGIIEASGIAQNQDVVLNTGGIFEGKELRTETTSVKITAAGEAEVYATESADISIKAGGDVDVYGNPKQVKEKTFAGGRITIKD; via the coding sequence ATGAAAAATTATATCAGCTTTTTAGCAATTTTAGTGGTCAGTAGTGGTTTTGCACAACGTACCCTAGATAAAAATATGGGTAATTTTACCGAGGTTAAGGTGTTCGATTTAATTGAAGTAAATTTAATTAAATCTGACGAAAATAGAGTGTTGGTTAAAGGTCAAAATGTCAATGACATTAATTTAGTGAACAAAAACGGAGTTTTAAAAATCCGCATGGAACTCGATAAAATTTTTAGCGGAGAAGATACTTTTGTAGAGGTGTATTATACAGATTTAGAATTGATTGATGGCAATGAAGGTGCTAGAATAACATCAAACGAAACTATTGAACAAAATACGATTGAGCTAAAAGCACAAGAAGGAGCCCAAATAAAAATAGGCTTAAAAGTAAATCATTTAGACGCAAGAGCTGTAACGGGCGGAATTATAGAAGCCTCGGGAATAGCACAAAATCAAGATGTCGTTTTAAATACGGGAGGTATTTTTGAAGGAAAAGAACTAAGAACAGAAACCACTTCAGTTAAAATTACGGCTGCTGGGGAAGCAGAAGTTTACGCCACAGAAAGTGCAGATATTTCTATAAAAGCCGGAGGTGATGTTGATGTGTATGGCAACCCTAAGCAGGTTAAAGAAAAAACTTTTGCAGGAGGTAGAATTACCATCAAGGACTAA
- a CDS encoding prephenate dehydrogenase codes for MNVFVIGIGLIGGSMVKDIKALNPEAVIYGIDTNEKHVEQALATQLIDKKASYQDLSIADIVIVSVPVDVTLSVLPNVLDVVNDNAVVLDAGSTKALICDAVASHPKRRNYLACHPIAGTEFSGPSAAINGLFNGKTNIICEVEKTAFKLQEQALAIFQQLGMRIRYMNPIAHDKHIAYVSHLSHISSFMLGKTVIEKEKNERDIFDMAGSGFESTVRLAKSSPAMWTPIFKQNKENVIETLEEYIQNLEAFKKMIHEDDYEGIFQQMNSTNRIKEILNGIPINKK; via the coding sequence ATGAATGTATTTGTAATAGGGATTGGGTTAATTGGTGGCTCTATGGTTAAGGATATCAAAGCATTGAATCCAGAAGCGGTAATTTACGGTATAGATACCAATGAAAAACATGTAGAGCAGGCACTTGCGACGCAACTAATAGATAAAAAGGCAAGCTATCAAGACTTGTCGATAGCGGATATCGTAATCGTGTCAGTACCCGTAGATGTTACACTTTCTGTACTTCCAAATGTATTGGATGTCGTAAATGACAATGCAGTTGTTTTGGATGCAGGGTCAACAAAGGCTTTAATTTGTGATGCGGTAGCATCGCATCCTAAAAGAAGAAATTATTTGGCTTGTCACCCAATCGCGGGAACAGAGTTTTCTGGTCCTTCTGCAGCCATTAATGGTTTGTTTAATGGTAAAACAAATATTATTTGTGAGGTAGAAAAAACAGCGTTTAAACTGCAAGAACAAGCATTAGCTATTTTTCAACAATTAGGCATGCGTATTCGGTATATGAATCCTATAGCGCATGACAAGCATATCGCCTATGTATCGCATTTATCACACATCAGTTCTTTTATGTTGGGAAAAACGGTCATCGAAAAAGAAAAGAATGAACGTGATATTTTTGATATGGCGGGCAGTGGTTTTGAAAGTACGGTGCGTTTAGCCAAAAGTTCCCCAGCAATGTGGACTCCCATATTTAAGCAGAATAAAGAAAATGTGATAGAAACATTAGAAGAATATATTCAGAATCTAGAGGCATTTAAAAAAATGATTCATGAAGACGATTATGAAGGTATTTTTCAGCAAATGAATAGTACCAATAGAATAAAAGAGATTTTAAACGGAATTCCAATTAATAAAAAATAG
- a CDS encoding pyridoxal phosphate-dependent aminotransferase: MITTADRLKTVEEYYFSRKLREVRGLMAEGKPIINMGIGSPDLAPSSAILEAMQQAVLDEGAHQYQSYQGLLEFREAIVDFYAKNYGVSLNALNEVLPLMGSKEGIMHISLAFLNPGDEALIPNPGYPTYSSVTNLIGAIPKLYDLTEENAWFPDLEALEQQDLSKVKLMWLSYPHMPTGAKASKLQLKALVDFAIRNQILLVNDNPYSFVLNEEPTSILSVEGAKEVALELNSLSKTFNMAGWRVGMVLGNEAHINAVLKVKSNMDSGMFYGIQKGAIAALKSGQDWFIEFNTIYKKRQQLLFQLVDKLKCTYDKNAVGMFVWAKLPESSESSEVFIDKILYEKSIFITPGTIFGSNGEGYIRFSLCVTEEKIKEAIDRF; the protein is encoded by the coding sequence ATGATCACTACAGCAGATAGATTAAAAACCGTCGAAGAATACTATTTCTCTAGAAAATTAAGAGAAGTACGTGGCTTAATGGCAGAAGGTAAGCCCATTATTAATATGGGAATAGGGAGTCCCGATTTGGCACCGTCATCGGCCATCTTAGAAGCCATGCAACAAGCTGTTTTAGATGAGGGCGCACATCAATACCAGAGTTATCAGGGTTTATTAGAATTTAGAGAAGCAATTGTTGATTTTTACGCCAAGAACTACGGGGTTTCCCTCAATGCCTTAAATGAGGTGTTGCCACTAATGGGTTCTAAAGAAGGAATTATGCATATAAGCCTAGCGTTTTTAAATCCAGGTGATGAAGCTTTAATTCCAAATCCGGGATACCCGACGTATAGCTCTGTCACCAATTTAATCGGCGCAATCCCCAAATTATATGATTTAACAGAGGAAAATGCTTGGTTCCCAGATTTAGAAGCATTGGAACAACAAGATTTATCTAAGGTTAAATTGATGTGGTTGAGTTACCCTCATATGCCCACGGGCGCCAAGGCGAGTAAACTTCAATTGAAGGCACTAGTCGACTTTGCCATCCGTAACCAAATCCTTTTGGTAAATGACAACCCCTATAGTTTTGTGCTCAATGAGGAACCAACCAGTATCTTAAGTGTTGAGGGTGCTAAGGAAGTGGCCTTAGAATTAAACTCCTTAAGCAAAACTTTTAATATGGCCGGCTGGAGAGTGGGAATGGTTTTAGGAAATGAAGCACACATCAATGCTGTGCTTAAAGTAAAAAGCAATATGGATTCAGGCATGTTTTATGGAATTCAAAAGGGGGCCATTGCAGCCTTGAAAAGTGGACAAGATTGGTTTATTGAATTTAATACCATTTATAAAAAGAGACAGCAACTGCTATTTCAATTGGTAGATAAACTAAAATGTACCTATGATAAAAATGCGGTAGGCATGTTTGTTTGGGCAAAATTACCAGAAAGTTCAGAATCATCCGAAGTATTTATCGATAAGATACTGTATGAAAAAAGCATTTTTATAACTCCAGGTACTATATTCGGCAGCAACGGTGAAGGATATATTCGGTTTTCATTATGCGTTACTGAGGAGAAAATTAAAGAAGCCATTGATAGGTTTTGA